From a single Bemisia tabaci chromosome 10, PGI_BMITA_v3 genomic region:
- the LOC109044691 gene encoding FGFR1 oncogene partner 2 homolog — protein sequence MSVTLKQILLDAKRLSNRLKEHDSAADHLLSQTQTVYKQIDAMKQYTEDLNELSESSGRPHAALVAEIQKENKVLRALQMENAELRAALEDHQNAIELIMSKYRQQVTKLMHGRSSDIAKEILELYRKEYAQVIDNQNSKINEMASVITYAVELDDDKHIKEIYNQKDEEISRLTVENQGLRELLSISRKCGSSKPQTVEPKQEPAEAVEETPAETTAVPNSTKEEADDDSPDLDVSCDFNTDPSKYMKTIKKDTKDPNIRNFKQKKLKGLFEKETGDADDEW from the exons ATGTCTGTCACACTGAAGCAGATTTTATTAGATGCTAAACGCCTCTCAAATCGTTTGAAAGAACACGATTCAGCAGCTGATCATCTTCTGTCTCAAACTCAAACTGTGTACAAGCAGATTGATGCCATGAAACAG TACACCGAGGACCTGAACGAATTGAGTGAAAGTAGTGGTCGGCCTCACGCTGCTCTAGTCGCTGAAATTCAGAAGGAAAACAAAGTTCTGCGAGCACTGCAGATGGAAAACGCTGAGCTCCGTGCAGCTTTGGAAGACCATCAAAATGCCATCGAGTTAATAATGTCAAAGTATAGGCAGCAGGTAACCAAGTTGATGCATGGTAGGAGCTCCGACATCGCCAAGGAGATATTGGAACTGTATCGAAAAGAGTATGCTCAG GTGATTGACAATCAAAATAGCAAAATCAATGAAATGGCTAGTGTGATAACATATGCTGTTGAATTAGATGATGACAAACATATAAAAGAAATATATAAtcaaaaagatgaagaaatttcTCGGCTTACTGTCGAAAACCAG GGCCTGCGAGAATTATTATCAATATCCAGGAAATGTGGTTCTAGTAAGCCTCAAACGGTAGAGCCTAAACAAGAACCAGCAGAAGCTGTTGAAGAGACACCTGCAGAAACAACGGCTGTTCCCAACAGTACGAAAGAAGAGGCTGATGATGATAGTCCTGATTTAGATGTTAGTTGTGACTTTAATACTGATCCGAGCAAGTACATGAAAACCATAAAAAAAGATACGAAAGATCCTAATATTaggaattttaaacaaaaaaaattgaaaggactttttgaaaaggaaacagGTGATGCAGATGACGAATGGTGA
- the LOC109044692 gene encoding RWD domain-containing protein 1 — MDYAAEQQNEVEALESIYFGEMEVLSVEPYTFLIPIKSDEYDPETNSGLFCSLKFEYTPNYPEEVPVFTFNETIGLEEDDEERLMEHLQEQAQENLGTVMVFTLVSAAQEWLNLQSDEKKKAAEEEEEKRLLAEEEAEKKRFEGTRVTIESFKLWKEKFDLEMQSVKKSTVKDTGGKLTGKELFMTDKSLNESDLKFLEEGDAVKVDEALFQELDELDVNDDELNELSD; from the exons ATGGATTACGCTGCAGAGCAACAGAATGAAGTCGAAGCACTTGAATCCATCTACTTCGGAGAAATGGAAG TATTGTCTGTTGAACCTTATACGTTTTTGATACCGATCAAATCTGATGAATACGATCCTGAAACAAATTCAGGACTCTTTTGCTCCCTAAAATTTGAGTATACACCGAACTACCCAGAGGAAGTACCTGTATTTACGTTTAATGAAACCATTGGTTTGgaagaagatgatgaagaaaGACTCATGGAGCACTTACAAGAACAG GCTCAAGAAAACTTAGGCACTGTCATGGTCTTTACCCTAGTATCAGCAGCTCAAGAATGGCTAAACTTACAATCAGACGAGAAGAAGAAAGCagcagaagaggaagaggagaagagATTACTAGCAGAGGAAGAGGCCGAAAAG AAACGATTTGAAGGTACGCGTGTGACAATAGAGTCTTTCAAATTATGGAAGGAAAAGTTTGACCTGGAGATGCAATCGGTCAAAAAGAGCACCGTCAAAGACACGGGTGGCAAACTTACCGGAAAAGAATTATTCATGACAGATAAGTCACTCAACGAATCGGACCTCAAATTCCTAGAGGAAGGCGATGCTGTGAAGGTAGACGAAGCTCTTTTCCAAGAACTAGACGAGCTTGACGTTAATGATGATGAGCTGAATGAGCTAAGCGACTGA